ACATCCATTATTACAAGAACTCACATACATATTTCAAGAACCTACTCAACTACCACCCAAGAGAAGCCTGGATCATAAAATTCCCTTACAACCCAACTCCATGCTTGTTAACCAAAGAGCTTATAAATGTACATATGTTCAAAAGGCATTAGTTGAAAATATTATCACAAAAATGCTTCATTCTGGCATCATTCAGCCAAGTCATAGCCCCTTTGCTTCACCTATACTTTTAGTCAAGAAAAAAGATAATTCTTGGAGGTTTTGTGTAGATTATAGAAAACTCAATAGCATCACAATCAAGGATAAGTTTCCAATTCcctttgttgatgaacttagggttGGTTACCACCAGATCAGGGTCAGTGACTTAGACATCTTCAAAACAGCTTTCAGAATCCACCAAGGTCACTATGAGTTCAAAGTGATGCCATTTGGCCTCACAAATGCACCTGCTACATTCCAAGCTTTAATGAATGAGATATTTCAACcatttttgaggaaatttgtattaGTATTCTTTGATGACATCCTCATTTACATCTCTAGTATGTAGGAACACTTAGAACATCTCAGAATTGTTTTCTCCTTGCTCAGACATCATCAGCTTTTTGCAAAAATGTCAAAATGCAGCTTTGGTCAGTCCTCATTGGAGTATCTGGGTCACATTATTACACCTTAAGGAGTCTGTGTCGACCCTAGTAAGATTTCTTGCATGCTTTCTTGGCCTTTACCTAAGACTATTACGGAGTTGAGAGGCTTTTTGGTCCTCACTGGCTACTACAGAAAATTTGTGCAAGGGTATGGCTCCATCAACAAACCATTAACTGACCTACTTAAAAAGAATGCTTTTCTTTGGAATTCAGCTGCTACAACTGCTTTTGAGCACCTCAAACAGGCAATGAGCACCACTCCTATATTGGCACTCCCTGATTTCACTAAACCATTTGTAGTGGAAAGTGATGCCAGTGATTCATGCATTGGTGTTGTAGTACTTCAAGAATCCAAGACTATTGCTTACTTCAGCAAGTCATTAGGCCCTAGAGCAAGAACTCTttctacttatgaaaaagaatttCTAGAAATTGTCCTGGCTGTTCAAAGGTGGAGGCATTATTTGCAGGAAAAtaaattcatcatcaaaactgaccaacaaagtattcaatattttcTCCAACAAAAAATCACTACTGTTTTACAACAAAGGTGGCTGATCAAACTGCTTGGTTTTGATTATGAGATACAATATAAAAAGGGAGCTGAAAATGTGGTTGTTGATGCTCTTTCTAGAAGATCTCATGAGTCAGCTACTTGCAATTCTTTATCTGTCTCCACTCCATCTTGGGTGCAAGAGGTTCTCCACAGATATGCACAAGACCCAACATCAGTCTCCCTCATATCTCAGTTACTTCTCAATGCTACTAGTGTGCCACATTTAACCTACAAGGAGGGAATTCTGAGATACAAAAATAGACTTTATAATGGCACTGGAGGTAATGTCAGGAAAACTCTTTTACATTCATTTCATGCTTCATCTGTGGGAGGTCATTCTGGCATGAATGCCACTTATGTTAGAGCCAAAAGCCATTTTTACTGGCCAGGAATGTTGAAGGATATCCTACTCTTGGTATCCCAGTGTAACATTTGCCAAAGGAATAAAAGTGATCACACCACTGCTGCTGGCTTACTTCAACCACTGCCTATTCCTGATCAACCATGACAACATATTACTATGGATTTTATTGATGGCCTAGCTGTCAGCAACAGAAAGAGTGTCATTTTGGTCATTGTTGATAGGCTTACCAAATATGCTCATTTTATTTCTCTGCAACACCCTTATACAGCTGCTTATGTGGCTCAAGCATTTCTCAATACTGTATTCAAGCTGCATGGATTGCCCTCTTCCATAGTGTCTGACAGGGACAAGGTTTTTACAAGCCATTTTTGGAAGGATTTGTTCCAGTCCTTGGGCACTAACTTTAACTTGAGAACTGCATATCACCCTTAGACTGATGGGCAAACTGAAAGGGTGAATCCATGCCTAGAGAATTACCTGAGATGCATCACTGGCCATAAACCAATCAACTGGAGTCAATGGCTAGCATTAGttgaatggtggtacaacacaAGCTTTCACAGAGGGTTGCAAATGTCTCAATTTCAAGCTTTATATGGCTATGTTCCTCCACATATGGCTTTCCCTACTACTGCCACCACATCTGTAGCTGCAATAGAAACTTACTTAAAGGACAAAGCTTCTATGCTAGACTTACTTAAAGAATCTCTTTAGAAGGCATAAGAGAGGGTGAAGTTATATGTTGATGCTTCTAGAGTTGACAGAACATTTGAAGTAGGGGACTTGGTATACTTGCGGCTTCATCCTTACAGACAGGCCTATGTTGCCTTGAGAAAGAACTTTAAGCTCTCAGCTAAGTTTTATGGTCCATTTTCAATCTTGCAAAAAGTGGGGAAGGTAGCTTACAGATTGGAGTTACCCTCTAACTCTCGCGTTCACCCAATATTCCATGTGTTTCAGCTTAAGAAACACATTGGCCTCAGGTACACCCCTTCTCCCACATTGCTAGTTGTTAATCTTACATGAGATATTATCATGCTACCAGAAAAGGTGTTGGGTCACAGAGTTGTGCTCATGGGAAAAAAGGCAGTACCCCAGGTACTCATCCAATTGACAAATTCTTCTCCAGAGGAAGCTACAACAAATATTAACGCACATTATCTACGGTTTATCTTTGAGGACAAGGATCATCTTCAGGGGGAGGCAATGTTGCATTCTATGTAGTAAGAACTGTCTAGTTGGTCTGCTTGTAGTAACTATCTGGGTGTATTTATCATTTCTTTTATTGGTCACTACTGTCCGCTTGATTGAGGCCACGTGCCCTTCATCCATTGCAGTCGAATTATGTCTAATTATTAACCATTTAAGCTGTAAGAGAAACCTGTGTTGAATCTATGTGAAAGTTAATGAAACTATTATCATTTGGCTGCCCATATTGCACAGATCCTTGGGCTTAATCTTCGAGTCAGGAGGTGTTATTCAGGAGCTGTTATTCACCAATTATCCCCTTTAATCCACTCATCTGCTTGTCTAGTTGTTGGGTTATCACAACACCTATTTACCCATATGCCCGGTCCACCCTGGGAGTGCCAATGGGCATATTTGCTCATTAACGGGCCTCCGATTCTCCCAGCCCAACACTCCCCCATTCCATAAAGCTGGTCTTGGTTACCGGAAGAAGAAGTGTGAACCGTTCATTATAGATGACTACtcgtttcgattcttcgtttCTCTTCTCCTTCAATCATCTCTCTTCCTCTCCTCAGTTCAAAACTCCCGCCATTAAAGGAAGACGAAAGATCTTTCGGTTCAAATCTGGCGCCAAATTAATCGAAGCCTCCTCCTCTCCATCCTTATCTACATCTTCTTCTTCCGCCAGAAACATCAATAACGAAATTCATAGTAAGCTATATTTTTATCTCCCTAATTTAATCTTCAATCTATAAATTCAACGATTCTACAAATGTTTCAATCCGAAAGCTATTGATTTTTACAGAATTCCTTTTTACATTTGCAGGTGTAAATGGATTTGGCGATAATGTGTTGTATAAAAGGAGAGCAGTTATCATTGCAGCTACTGTTCTTCTTCCCTTAATTGGATTTGACGGATTTGGTGTTCACGCGGCAGAGTAAGTTCAATTCACTGCTCAATTCGCATCCTTTCCATTTTACCACTGTGGATGATGTTCGAGCTGATATtctattttcatgaaattggCCGCAAATTGAAGGTCGGTGACAGATAAAACATTGATAATACGGGAAGGAGTACGGAAAGTAGTGACCAAGGGCAAAGCAGCAGGTGTACTTCGTCTGGTTTTTCATGATGCAGGAACGTTTGATATGAATGACAAATCAGGTAAATAGAATTATCCTTTTGTTTGTGAAGACTCAGATTTGATTGCATTTTTAGGTGTATCTGGAATGTTTGGCTCCAACCTAATGTAGTTATTGTCGCTTTTATCCGGCGCGCTCAGAGCACTGTCTTATCAAGACTAGACATAGATATTGATAATAGAAATAGTTGTGAATTTGAAACCAATGTGGAACAGCTTTTGATGATGCGCGTTACTGAACAATGGCATGGGTTTTTGATGCATCAACCCTTATCTAGACTAGACATAAGTTTAACAATGATACCAGAACACGACTACTATTTATTGGCCACACCAAACTCAGATGGTGCTGTACAGACGCGTCCCAGCAGTGTTAGATTAGTTGTAAATTATGGTTGTCAACTTCAGACTTCAGCAACCTCAACTAGTCGTAAGAAGCGCCCAAAGTCTGAATGAACTCAATAATGTCTTGTAGTAATTTTTATCACTGAGCAGTTGTGCAGACAAAATATGGTATTCTTCATGTATGTGCACAATGCATTCAACTTTATCCGGTTAGCAGCTTTTCTTATTGTACTTTAATATCACTGGTTCCTTTATAATGGGTTAAGTTTTCTCGCAGGTGGTATGAATGGTTCCATGGTTTATGAACTTGATAGACCCGAAAATGCTGGACTTAAAAAATCTGTCAAGGTACTGTCTCTCTAACACACAACAAAGTACATATGAATGCCATGTCAGTGATATCCCAAATTTACATATACTCCAATAATCCCGTACTGGCTGCAAGTAAAAACTGTCTGATAACCTATAGACTCTCCAGCTAACTTGTCAGTAGATGCGTTGTTGTTTAGATTCTAGAGAAAGTGAAAAGTGAGCTTGATGGAACAGAACCAGGTTAGTATTAGCATGAACTATTTCGTTGTGTGATTCACAAGTACTCTACACCCATCATGAATAACTTAAGAGGTTGTATGTTTTTGGCTGTATTTGTTTCTCTTTAGTGTCTTGGGCGGACTTAATCGCTGTAGCTGGTGCAGAAGCAGTTTCCCTTTGTGGAGGTCCCCTCATCCCAGTTCAGTTAGGAAGGAAAGATTTAACGTAAGGAAAATGTCACTTTCATTTGGTTATGATGCTAAACATTCGGTTGACTATTCCCAAACTTTGTTTTATTTAGGATAATCTTAAGAAATTGATTTATCCGTGAATTGTTGGAACTCACTTTCGATCCTGGTAGTGTTTACTCATTGTAACTCTGTAGTGCATATTTCCAGTTTATGTAGCTAGAATTCATTTTTACAAAGGTCAGTTTTCCTTGTAGGGTACCCGATCCAGAAGGGAAGCTTCCTGAAGAAACTCTGAATGCTTCTGCTCTGAAGCAGTCCTTTTTAAGCAAAGGATTCTCGTGAGTTTATGTTTAACAGTTTCAGCATTGTTGCTTATATGTAGTCATTTATAGACTTTTGATTTTTATAATATTTGCTAAGTGGTTAAAGTGGAGTAACGAACCTGCCCGCTATTTAGTTCGTTTAGTATTCTCGATACTTTTTTCCAACAGTCATACTACTatctattcttcatccaacatgTTTGTCAACTCTTGAATGGCAGTACACAAGAACTTGTAGCATTATCTGGAGCTCATACTATTGGTGGTAAAGGTTTTGGGAGTCCAACTGTTTTTGACAATTCCTACTACAAAATACTTCTGGAGAAACCGTGGGCATCCTCAGGTAACGCCTCTATCCTTATTTTCATACATAATTTACTCCACAACCTACTCTAAAGAGTAAAGCCCTTGTCGAACACACAATATTTGACCACGACTGTGGAATTTCCTCCAGTAATTTCTCTCTAGGTTTCGTTTTTTCCCCCTCATATCATGGTAATCTATTTTGTGCCTTCAGCTAGTATGATCGGGCTTCCATCAGATCATGTACTTGTCGAGGATGAAGAATGCTTAAGGTTTGTATGTCCTTTTTAAAAATCCACCTCCAGTTTTGCTGCATCAGTTGCCACATCCCTTGGTATGCTGTTGTGGTCCAAGCAAAAGGTCCTTGTAGCATTAGTCCATATAGCGTAACATGTTCAACTTGGTATGAGATGAATCCCTTGTATGTGCAGGTGGATCAATACATATGCGGATGACCAGAGAAAATTCTTCGAAGATTTCAAAAATGCTTATATCAAACTTGTGAATTCTGGTGCCATGTGGAAAGATGCCTGAACATAATTTTGGTCACCCTTCATTTTGTAACTATGATCATTGTCTGTTAGTACATAAAGTAATAAACTCAGATTTATttcaaaatttccaaaaatattccaAGTCAATCATGTTATCATCTTCTTTTCAATGTCATCTTTGATGGTTCCCATCACTTCTTTATCGGCTATCAAATTGAAAAGTAAGTGGAGCTTCAAGCTGTACATGCACCAGAGTGGCATCCAATATTATAACTGTTAAGTCGCAGTCCTCACTCTTCAGATTTCAGATTTCTGCCAAGCTtaacaaccacaatgaaaaagaaCACAGGTCTGTAC
This genomic stretch from Papaver somniferum cultivar HN1 chromosome 5, ASM357369v1, whole genome shotgun sequence harbors:
- the LOC113282817 gene encoding putative L-ascorbate peroxidase 6, which codes for MTTRFDSSFLFSFNHLSSSPQFKTPAIKGRRKIFRFKSGAKLIEASSSPSLSTSSSSARNINNEIHSVNGFGDNVLYKRRAVIIAATVLLPLIGFDGFGVHAAESVTDKTLIIREGVRKVVTKGKAAGVLRLVFHDAGTFDMNDKSGGMNGSMVYELDRPENAGLKKSVKILEKVKSELDGTEPVSWADLIAVAGAEAVSLCGGPLIPVQLGRKDLTVPDPEGKLPEETLNASALKQSFLSKGFSTQELVALSGAHTIGGKGFGSPTVFDNSYYKILLEKPWASSASMIGLPSDHVLVEDEECLRWINTYADDQRKFFEDFKNAYIKLVNSGAMWKDA